A part of Streptomyces sp. NBC_01451 genomic DNA contains:
- a CDS encoding ABC transporter substrate-binding protein has translation MRRLFTGLTAVTLIVTATACGSSDGSGSPEGTSPSGGTTTLKVGIIPIVDVAPLYLGQRKGFFSERGLKLSLTLAQGGAAIVPGVVSGQFQFGFSNVTSLMLAQAGNVPVKAVANGIASTGVAGKDFSALTVKKDSPIRSAKDLEGKKVAVNTLKNINETSVRESVRKAGGDPDKVTFVELAFDQMPAALDAGQIDAAQVVEPALATVKSQGGREIAWPLVDVAPDCTVAMYFTSTQYARKNPELVRKFQEATAESLAYADAHPDEARQAVTTYTKIPADVLAKVTLPKWPAEANRASIEALEKLGEADGLFKQSPDLDELLP, from the coding sequence TTGCGTCGTCTGTTCACCGGTCTCACGGCCGTCACGCTCATCGTCACCGCGACGGCATGCGGGTCGTCGGACGGTTCCGGTTCGCCGGAGGGCACCTCGCCGTCCGGCGGTACCACCACTCTCAAGGTCGGCATCATCCCCATCGTCGATGTCGCACCCCTCTATCTCGGTCAGCGCAAGGGCTTCTTCAGCGAGCGCGGGCTCAAGCTGTCCCTGACCCTCGCGCAGGGCGGCGCGGCAATCGTGCCGGGTGTCGTCAGCGGGCAGTTCCAGTTCGGCTTCAGCAACGTGACCTCACTGATGCTCGCCCAGGCCGGCAACGTGCCCGTCAAGGCTGTCGCCAACGGCATCGCGTCGACCGGCGTGGCGGGCAAGGACTTCAGCGCCCTCACCGTGAAGAAGGACAGCCCGATCAGGTCGGCGAAGGACCTCGAAGGCAAGAAGGTCGCCGTCAACACCCTGAAGAACATCAACGAGACCTCGGTGCGCGAGTCGGTGCGCAAGGCGGGCGGCGACCCGGACAAGGTGACGTTCGTCGAGCTCGCCTTCGACCAGATGCCCGCCGCCCTCGACGCCGGACAGATCGACGCGGCCCAGGTGGTCGAGCCGGCCCTCGCGACGGTCAAGAGCCAGGGCGGCCGTGAGATCGCCTGGCCACTGGTGGACGTCGCACCGGACTGCACCGTCGCGATGTACTTCACCTCGACCCAGTACGCCCGGAAGAACCCGGAGTTGGTGAGGAAGTTCCAGGAGGCCACCGCCGAGTCCCTCGCGTACGCCGACGCCCACCCGGACGAGGCCCGCCAGGCCGTCACGACGTACACCAAGATCCCGGCGGACGTGCTGGCGAAGGTGACCCTGCCGAAGTGGCCGGCCGAGGCGAACCGTGCCTCGATCGAGGCACTGGAGAAGCTGGGCGAGGCGGACGGTCTGTTCAAGCAGTCCCC